One window from the genome of Spiractinospora alimapuensis encodes:
- a CDS encoding 2-hydroxyacid dehydrogenase — MDDLVLVPWEQNRQNAPEGLRVEVYSADEGDPGNLDEVTFYVLPYWRSRGPELLERMPKLKVAQTLTAGYEHVLDLLPSGVTLCSGRGLHDSSTAELALALMLSAQRDLPRWAYDQREHRWAPDRDRSLADSRVLILGYGSIGQAIEKRVLACEAEVVRVASRPRPEQDVYGIADLHSLLPTVDIVVLVTPHTPQTEGLMGAPELALLRDDTLVVNVGRGPVLDTAALLAENGRVRAALDVTDPEPLPAEHPLWDAPGVTITPHIAGGAASFYPRARRFVDDQLARWARGEPLANVVREG; from the coding sequence GTGGACGACCTGGTACTTGTGCCGTGGGAGCAGAACCGCCAGAACGCCCCGGAGGGCCTGCGGGTGGAGGTCTACTCCGCGGACGAGGGCGACCCCGGGAATCTGGACGAGGTCACGTTCTACGTCCTGCCGTACTGGCGTTCGCGCGGACCCGAGCTCCTGGAACGCATGCCCAAGCTGAAGGTCGCCCAGACGCTCACCGCCGGCTACGAACATGTCCTGGACCTTCTGCCGTCCGGCGTCACACTGTGCTCGGGGCGGGGACTACACGACTCCAGCACCGCCGAGCTCGCCCTGGCGCTCATGCTCTCCGCCCAGCGCGACCTGCCCCGCTGGGCCTACGACCAGCGGGAGCACCGATGGGCGCCGGACCGGGACCGGTCGCTGGCCGACTCGCGGGTCCTCATCCTCGGCTACGGCAGCATCGGACAGGCCATCGAGAAGCGGGTGCTCGCCTGTGAGGCCGAGGTCGTCCGCGTCGCGAGCCGTCCACGACCGGAACAGGACGTGTACGGGATCGCCGACCTGCACTCGTTGCTGCCCACCGTGGACATCGTCGTCCTGGTCACCCCGCACACACCCCAGACCGAGGGCCTGATGGGCGCCCCGGAACTGGCGTTGTTGCGCGACGACACTCTCGTGGTCAATGTTGGCCGGGGGCCGGTTCTGGACACGGCGGCCCTGCTCGCGGAGAACGGCCGGGTGCGCGCCGCACTCGATGTCACCGACCCCGAACCGCTCCCCGCTGAGCACCCCCTGTGGGACGCCCCCGGCGTCACCATCACCCCACACATCGCCGGCGGCGCCGCGTCCTTCTACCCGCGGGCACGGCGATTCGTCGACGACCAACTCGCGCGGTGGGCTCGGGGCGAACCCCTGGCCAACGTCGTGCGGGAAGGCTGA
- a CDS encoding substrate-binding and VWA domain-containing protein: protein MVEGRHRRLRPSNRTLRHPLTIAGILATLVMLLVLAVPLGIRVFGCSEPQYLRVAAALSVAPVAQEAAAEFNDHADGCLYAQVTETPPHAVMTDLAGGRTLDSTVTPDVWIPESSAWVELARVSESGAQTLEPDPRSLASSPVVLAVPEDADGVAPADEHTASWDLLLPDARDPDRPVVLVDPNRGADGMAAMYAIRQSLGTGDQADAEMTEFVHDVQLDSAFGHIELSGVYPGADPLTVVPEQSVRDYNASGPPTRLRALHPEEGTVTLDYPFTLVTDDADRRSGAESLYELLSAQSYQDRLGELGFREPSGAEPRTPPDVPGVEPDPPETHEDLTGDALLTAIEDWNRLSMPSRALVLADVSDTAGEPLSGDLSRLDVAVEAAELGLALFPDQTDMGLWLLSTELDSSGHEETHQLARLEDSDEGQTVRERLRDTASAIELEGGDARLYDSIGAAYDEMTDAYHEDKINSVIVLTSGDDEGRSELSEEQLVAQLEDSFDPERPVTMFIIAFGDFEDERPLTEIANATSGTAYFTEDADEIGDIFLSSISRRLCVPDCDSREDSP, encoded by the coding sequence TTGGTTGAGGGACGGCATCGACGACTCAGGCCGTCGAACCGGACGCTCCGGCACCCCCTCACCATCGCGGGAATCCTCGCCACCCTGGTCATGCTGTTGGTGCTGGCGGTTCCTCTCGGCATCCGCGTGTTCGGGTGCTCCGAGCCCCAGTACCTGCGGGTCGCCGCGGCGCTGAGCGTCGCCCCCGTGGCGCAGGAGGCCGCGGCGGAGTTCAACGACCATGCCGACGGGTGCCTCTACGCCCAGGTCACCGAAACCCCGCCGCACGCCGTCATGACCGACCTCGCCGGCGGCCGCACCCTGGACTCCACCGTGACGCCCGACGTGTGGATACCGGAGTCCTCCGCGTGGGTGGAACTCGCCCGCGTCTCGGAGTCCGGCGCGCAGACCCTGGAACCGGACCCACGTTCACTCGCGAGCTCCCCCGTCGTTCTCGCGGTTCCCGAGGACGCCGACGGCGTCGCACCCGCCGACGAACACACGGCGAGTTGGGACCTCCTGCTGCCCGACGCCCGTGATCCAGATCGTCCGGTGGTACTCGTGGACCCCAACCGGGGCGCGGACGGCATGGCGGCGATGTACGCGATCCGGCAGTCCCTGGGAACCGGCGACCAGGCCGACGCGGAGATGACCGAGTTCGTCCACGACGTCCAGCTCGACAGCGCCTTCGGACACATCGAACTCAGCGGCGTCTACCCGGGAGCCGATCCGCTCACCGTCGTTCCGGAACAGTCTGTGCGCGACTACAACGCCTCCGGTCCCCCGACGCGCCTACGCGCACTGCACCCCGAGGAAGGGACCGTCACCCTCGACTACCCCTTCACGCTGGTCACCGACGACGCGGACCGACGAAGCGGGGCCGAGTCGCTGTACGAGCTGCTGTCCGCCCAGTCCTACCAGGACCGGCTCGGCGAACTCGGGTTCCGGGAACCGTCCGGTGCCGAGCCCCGAACACCGCCGGACGTTCCCGGAGTCGAACCAGACCCACCGGAGACGCACGAGGACCTGACCGGCGACGCGCTGCTCACCGCGATCGAGGACTGGAACCGGCTGTCCATGCCGAGTCGCGCTCTGGTCCTCGCCGACGTCTCCGACACCGCGGGCGAGCCACTTTCGGGGGACCTCTCCCGACTCGACGTGGCCGTCGAGGCGGCGGAGCTGGGCCTCGCGCTCTTCCCCGACCAGACCGACATGGGGTTGTGGCTCCTGTCCACGGAACTGGATTCGTCCGGACACGAGGAGACACACCAGCTCGCGCGACTGGAGGACTCCGACGAGGGGCAAACCGTGCGCGAGCGACTGCGGGACACCGCTTCCGCCATCGAGCTGGAGGGCGGCGACGCCCGGCTCTACGACAGCATCGGTGCCGCCTACGACGAGATGACCGACGCCTACCACGAGGACAAGATCAACAGCGTGATCGTCCTGACGTCGGGCGACGACGAAGGGCGCAGCGAACTGTCCGAAGAACAGCTCGTCGCCCAGCTCGAGGACAGCTTCGACCCCGAGCGTCCGGTCACCATGTTCATCATCGCCTTCGGCGACTTCGAGGACGAGCGGCCGCTGACGGAGATCGCCAACGCGACCAGCGGAACCGCGTACTTCACCGAGGACGCGGACGAGATCGGCGACATCTTCCTCAGCTCCATCTCCCGGCGGTTGTGCGTGCCGGACTGCGACAGCCGGGAGGACTCCCCCTGA
- a CDS encoding substrate-binding and VWA domain-containing protein, protein MAAFSAALVVLLGLGATGWFFWQSDVTCLGRTQELRVAAAPEIAPVLTELGAEFAADRDCQEVTVESVESSDVAYDITGEGPTTGGADNPSVWIPDSSLWEDHVVDTAGPNALESTSTMIANSPIVLASPPGSDHEESSWASLVPDTAPRDDDQRAVHLVEPTLSSSGLTTLALIYGAIEERRDTEDGEAADDAPAPEDQEEGDDEQEGEDESGDSADEDAPEEPEEGDESDSAARTSPEFIAALQTLQRDVAINPRDALERIAAEDADSGAVLAVSEQAVWAHNAEEPDQAVQVLYPTEGTYTLDYPYLLLDVADETAALAEDFRGFLRDEATQSQIRDRGFRSTDGTANEGLVSSDGGFAEEAPTPLASPRDGAAEDLIAAWNQLQLGTRMLAVYDVSGSMLAEVPEVEATRMEVVLAASSEGLQLFEDDAEIGVWEFSTDLEEDIHHREVVPLRELGSDGDDGTHREGLMEELGDITPNPRGDTALYETVLAAHREMRESYAPDRNNVVLLFTDGEQDNPDGDLELEELLATLEEESDPDRPIPFIILNYGASIDTEPMEQVAELTGGESFVTSDPEEIGEIFLRGFALRLGSDE, encoded by the coding sequence GTGGCCGCCTTCTCCGCCGCTCTGGTGGTTCTCCTCGGACTGGGGGCGACGGGGTGGTTCTTCTGGCAGTCCGACGTGACGTGCCTCGGCCGGACCCAGGAACTACGCGTGGCCGCGGCGCCGGAGATCGCTCCCGTACTCACGGAGCTCGGAGCCGAGTTCGCGGCCGACCGCGACTGCCAGGAAGTCACGGTGGAGAGCGTCGAGTCCTCCGACGTCGCCTACGACATCACGGGCGAAGGGCCAACCACGGGCGGCGCCGACAACCCCTCGGTCTGGATTCCCGACTCCTCCCTCTGGGAGGACCACGTGGTCGACACGGCCGGGCCGAACGCGCTCGAAAGCACCAGCACAATGATCGCCAACTCCCCGATCGTGCTCGCCTCTCCACCGGGATCCGACCACGAGGAAAGCTCCTGGGCGTCCCTGGTTCCCGACACCGCGCCCCGGGACGACGACCAACGCGCGGTACACCTCGTCGAACCGACCCTGAGTTCCTCCGGCCTGACCACCCTCGCCCTGATCTACGGTGCGATCGAGGAACGACGTGACACCGAGGACGGCGAGGCGGCCGATGACGCCCCGGCCCCCGAGGACCAGGAGGAGGGAGACGACGAACAGGAGGGCGAGGACGAATCCGGCGACAGCGCCGACGAGGACGCGCCCGAGGAACCCGAGGAGGGAGACGAGTCGGATTCCGCGGCGCGGACCAGCCCGGAGTTCATCGCCGCGCTACAGACTCTCCAGCGCGACGTCGCGATCAACCCCAGAGACGCGCTCGAGCGCATCGCGGCGGAGGACGCCGACAGCGGCGCGGTGCTGGCCGTCTCCGAACAGGCCGTGTGGGCGCACAACGCCGAGGAACCGGACCAGGCGGTCCAGGTCCTCTACCCCACCGAAGGCACCTACACCCTGGACTACCCCTACCTCCTGCTGGACGTCGCCGACGAGACCGCCGCACTCGCCGAGGACTTCCGCGGCTTCCTGCGCGACGAGGCCACGCAGAGCCAGATCCGGGACCGCGGCTTCCGCTCCACGGACGGGACCGCCAACGAGGGCCTGGTGTCGTCGGATGGGGGCTTCGCCGAGGAAGCGCCCACTCCACTGGCCTCTCCCCGCGACGGGGCCGCGGAGGACCTGATCGCCGCCTGGAACCAGCTACAGCTCGGCACACGCATGCTGGCGGTGTACGACGTCTCCGGATCGATGCTCGCCGAGGTACCGGAGGTCGAGGCCACCCGGATGGAGGTGGTCCTCGCGGCCTCCTCCGAGGGACTCCAGCTCTTCGAGGACGACGCGGAGATCGGGGTCTGGGAGTTCTCCACCGACCTCGAAGAGGACATACACCACCGGGAGGTCGTTCCCCTCCGCGAACTGGGCTCCGACGGCGACGACGGCACCCACCGTGAGGGACTGATGGAAGAGCTGGGGGACATCACCCCGAACCCACGCGGCGACACCGCGCTCTACGAGACCGTACTCGCCGCCCACCGGGAGATGCGGGAGAGCTACGCGCCGGACCGCAACAACGTGGTCCTGCTCTTCACCGATGGCGAGCAGGACAACCCGGACGGCGACCTCGAGCTGGAGGAACTACTGGCGACCCTGGAGGAGGAGTCCGACCCGGACCGGCCCATACCCTTCATCATCCTCAACTACGGCGCCAGCATCGACACCGAACCCATGGAACAGGTGGCGGAGCTGACGGGCGGCGAGTCGTTCGTGACCTCCGATCCGGAGGAGATCGGTGAAATCTTCCTCCGGGGGTTCGCACTACGCCTCGGATCGGACGAGTAG
- a CDS encoding DUF2510 domain-containing protein: MGGTIEPGWYEDPHGTPDQVRWWDGGRWTEHVRALSELSGRTAPPTARDDDEATTDLSSVLDNDDEPATTYVPPPSQDPSPTSAAPGLSRSTPDPSADEPATMFVPPPVQDPPAPAAPSNDEPATMFVPPPDDRPASAPPSDTASSSSSASPVDDEPATAVFNPGRPPSAPVNDAPATAVFQPGGPTTPADGDPSSEATADVSSALPAPPPSDEPATAVFNPGAPPPPENRATFDPNARPTEQDDEPTADMTPGPPQAPSAPATAVFKPDTPATPDEPRTAVFQPDTPAASDEPGTAVFHPDSASSMSSAASAPADGGDKGGLFGKFFGNLREGLQDYRSDLASDRDRRQEEQRRQEEMKRQEEELHRKNQELERKQREFEARQSGGHPPAVPPEESAPAKPEGAQPVWNAPNPPSGPNPRETSGQPPVAEPPAWGRQEPSSAQPAWGQPSGPSDAPPWGQPPAPDDGPPPWAQQAQQPPSGGQPAWSPQPPSGPQQGWGRPPSGPQQGTGGFPAQSPPPPPPPEPPMPPGPGGPGGPGGPAGMGGPPPGQGGAYPPGMPNRAPQPPQGPGPFGQAGGRGPYPPPGPHMGGQPPMPGHGPGPNMPHGDWGHGPNPYHQHQPRKRSGCMGCLFALAITVFILVVVGVILHVTGTVDMWWLIFGN, translated from the coding sequence ATGGGTGGAACGATCGAGCCGGGTTGGTATGAGGATCCCCACGGGACACCGGACCAGGTGCGTTGGTGGGACGGCGGCCGTTGGACCGAGCACGTCCGCGCGCTGTCCGAACTGAGCGGACGCACCGCTCCCCCCACGGCGCGGGACGATGATGAGGCCACGACGGACCTCAGCTCCGTGCTCGACAACGACGACGAACCCGCGACGACGTATGTCCCTCCGCCGTCGCAGGACCCGAGTCCGACCTCGGCCGCCCCCGGTCTCTCCCGGTCAACGCCCGACCCGAGCGCCGACGAGCCGGCGACCATGTTCGTCCCGCCGCCCGTGCAGGATCCGCCCGCACCAGCCGCTCCGTCCAACGACGAGCCGGCGACCATGTTCGTGCCGCCCCCGGACGACCGGCCGGCCAGCGCACCACCGTCCGACACCGCGTCGTCGAGTAGCTCGGCCTCTCCAGTGGACGACGAACCTGCGACCGCGGTGTTCAACCCCGGGCGTCCACCCAGCGCCCCGGTGAACGACGCTCCGGCCACAGCCGTGTTCCAGCCCGGGGGTCCGACCACTCCCGCGGACGGGGACCCCAGCTCCGAGGCCACCGCTGACGTCTCCTCGGCCCTGCCCGCGCCCCCGCCCAGTGACGAACCCGCGACGGCCGTGTTCAATCCGGGTGCGCCACCTCCACCCGAGAACCGCGCCACCTTCGATCCCAACGCTCGGCCGACCGAACAGGACGACGAGCCGACCGCCGACATGACTCCGGGCCCGCCTCAGGCCCCGTCCGCCCCGGCGACCGCCGTGTTCAAACCAGACACGCCCGCGACCCCGGACGAGCCGCGCACCGCGGTGTTCCAACCGGACACGCCCGCCGCCTCCGACGAGCCGGGCACCGCCGTCTTCCACCCCGACTCGGCGTCGTCCATGTCGTCGGCGGCCTCCGCCCCCGCCGACGGGGGCGACAAGGGGGGCCTCTTCGGCAAGTTCTTCGGCAACCTGCGGGAGGGCCTTCAGGACTACCGCTCCGATCTCGCCAGCGACCGCGACCGACGCCAGGAGGAGCAGCGTCGCCAGGAGGAGATGAAGCGGCAGGAGGAAGAGCTCCACCGCAAGAACCAGGAGCTGGAGCGCAAGCAGCGCGAGTTCGAGGCGCGCCAGTCCGGCGGCCACCCCCCGGCCGTTCCCCCCGAGGAGTCGGCCCCAGCCAAGCCCGAGGGCGCGCAGCCCGTGTGGAACGCGCCCAACCCGCCCTCTGGGCCGAATCCGCGGGAAACCAGCGGTCAGCCGCCGGTCGCGGAACCGCCGGCGTGGGGGCGGCAAGAGCCCTCAAGCGCGCAACCCGCATGGGGGCAGCCATCCGGTCCCAGTGACGCGCCGCCCTGGGGGCAGCCCCCAGCCCCGGACGACGGCCCGCCACCGTGGGCCCAGCAGGCGCAGCAACCGCCGTCGGGTGGTCAGCCCGCGTGGTCGCCGCAGCCTCCGTCCGGCCCTCAGCAGGGGTGGGGGCGACCGCCGTCGGGGCCGCAGCAAGGCACCGGCGGGTTCCCGGCACAGAGTCCACCGCCACCTCCGCCACCCGAGCCTCCGATGCCTCCCGGCCCCGGAGGACCTGGCGGGCCTGGGGGGCCTGCGGGGATGGGCGGTCCGCCTCCAGGCCAGGGAGGTGCGTATCCCCCCGGTATGCCCAACCGAGCGCCGCAGCCCCCTCAGGGTCCAGGGCCGTTCGGACAGGCCGGTGGCCGCGGACCCTACCCACCCCCCGGACCGCACATGGGCGGGCAACCACCCATGCCCGGGCACGGCCCCGGACCGAACATGCCGCACGGGGACTGGGGCCACGGGCCGAACCCCTACCACCAGCACCAGCCGCGCAAGCGCAGCGGATGCATGGGCTGCCTCTTCGCCCTGGCCATCACGGTGTTCATTCTCGTGGTCGTGGGCGTCATCCTGCACGTGACGGGGACCGTCGACATGTGGTGGCTCATCTTCGGCAACTAG
- the orn gene encoding oligoribonuclease yields MNDALVWIDCEMTGLDLREDALIEVACLVTDGELNRLGDGVDVVVKPPQAALDQMGDFVTEMHTSSGLLAALDTGVTLDEAQERVLEHIREFVPEPKKAPLCGNSIATDRAFIARDLPELDDYLHYRMVDVSSIKELLRRWYPRIYFQAPEKQGGHRALADITESIQELRYYRAAAFVAEPGPDSATSRAIAAEIVAESAAQQK; encoded by the coding sequence ATGAACGACGCCCTGGTGTGGATCGACTGCGAGATGACCGGCCTCGACCTGCGCGAGGACGCCCTGATCGAGGTCGCGTGTCTGGTGACGGACGGCGAGCTCAACCGGCTCGGGGACGGTGTTGACGTCGTCGTCAAGCCGCCTCAGGCCGCGCTGGACCAAATGGGCGACTTCGTGACGGAGATGCACACCAGCTCCGGGCTGCTCGCCGCGCTGGACACCGGCGTCACGCTGGACGAGGCCCAGGAACGCGTCCTGGAGCACATCCGCGAGTTCGTCCCCGAACCCAAGAAGGCCCCGCTGTGCGGGAACTCCATCGCCACCGACCGCGCCTTCATCGCACGCGACCTGCCGGAGCTCGACGACTACCTGCACTACCGGATGGTGGACGTGTCCAGCATCAAGGAGCTCCTGCGCCGCTGGTACCCGCGTATCTACTTCCAGGCCCCGGAGAAGCAGGGCGGGCACCGCGCGCTGGCCGACATCACCGAGAGCATCCAGGAACTGCGCTACTACCGCGCCGCGGCCTTCGTCGCCGAACCCGGACCGGACTCGGCGACCAGCCGAGCGATCGCGGCCGAGATCGTCGCGGAGAGCGCGGCGCAGCAGAAATAG
- a CDS encoding MarR family winged helix-turn-helix transcriptional regulator — protein sequence METNEELVTRIQDLIGQVAARLGDEDEAEWKWMSEQVSVEARHVLGRMNVQALHLLDHVPAAEDGDESTNIVGLAHATGIPKGTVSKIVRRLENGGAVARHRVPDNRKEVHLRLTQLGREIQEAHRGLHERMGLGASEFLGRYSAEDLEVIARVLEDLARVPREGLRFRPDLL from the coding sequence GTGGAAACCAATGAGGAGCTCGTCACTCGGATCCAGGATCTGATCGGACAGGTCGCGGCCAGACTGGGCGATGAGGACGAGGCCGAGTGGAAGTGGATGTCCGAGCAGGTCTCGGTCGAGGCCAGGCACGTCCTCGGCCGGATGAACGTCCAGGCGCTGCACCTGCTCGACCACGTCCCCGCCGCCGAGGACGGGGACGAGTCGACGAACATCGTGGGCCTCGCCCACGCCACCGGGATCCCGAAGGGCACGGTGTCGAAGATCGTCCGCCGCCTCGAGAACGGTGGCGCCGTGGCCCGGCACCGCGTGCCGGACAACCGTAAGGAAGTGCATCTGAGGCTCACCCAGTTGGGCCGGGAGATCCAGGAGGCGCACCGTGGCCTGCACGAGCGGATGGGCCTCGGTGCGTCGGAGTTCCTCGGCCGCTACAGCGCGGAGGACCTGGAGGTCATCGCTCGGGTCCTGGAGGACCTGGCCCGTGTGCCGCGCGAAGGCCTCCGGTTCCGGCCCGACCTCCTGTGA
- a CDS encoding quinone oxidoreductase family protein → MKAAVVERLGQTPVCAEIPEPAPEGDLVVATLRAAAVKNVERMLAAGTHYGSGRMALPLTMGTDAVVETPDGRRLYTGAVPPGGTMAERVLVDPGNAVELPDGVDDAPAAALPNAGVSAMFALEHSGRVRHGQNILVLGATGVTGALAVRLAKRRFGAGTVTAVGRDAARLDWLTTVGADETITLGDPPNLLRAVRRSHHERPFDLVLDYLWGEPAEQTLRALGGDDLAAGFHRTRFVQIGEMAGPTVTLPAGVLRGAGIELVGQGGGSVPREAFARLTRETLPELFSLLASGDLRLETVNRPLDQVSTAWAETPPSGTRLVLTP, encoded by the coding sequence GTGAAGGCAGCGGTGGTGGAACGACTGGGACAGACACCCGTGTGTGCCGAGATCCCCGAACCGGCCCCGGAAGGCGATCTGGTGGTCGCGACCCTGCGCGCGGCGGCCGTCAAGAACGTCGAACGCATGCTGGCGGCGGGCACGCACTACGGCAGCGGGCGGATGGCGCTGCCCCTGACTATGGGAACCGACGCCGTCGTCGAGACCCCAGATGGCCGTCGGCTGTACACCGGAGCGGTGCCACCCGGTGGCACCATGGCGGAGCGGGTCCTCGTGGATCCAGGCAACGCCGTGGAGCTTCCGGACGGAGTCGACGACGCCCCCGCGGCGGCTCTGCCGAACGCGGGCGTCTCCGCGATGTTCGCCCTCGAACACTCCGGCCGGGTGCGCCACGGCCAGAACATCCTCGTCCTCGGAGCCACCGGGGTGACCGGCGCGCTTGCGGTGCGGCTGGCAAAACGCCGGTTCGGCGCCGGAACGGTCACCGCCGTCGGTCGGGACGCCGCCCGGCTCGACTGGCTGACGACCGTCGGCGCCGACGAGACCATCACGCTCGGAGACCCGCCGAACCTCCTGCGGGCGGTGCGTCGGTCGCACCACGAGCGACCGTTCGACCTGGTGTTGGACTACCTCTGGGGCGAACCGGCGGAACAGACCCTGCGAGCGTTGGGAGGCGACGACCTCGCGGCCGGGTTCCATCGGACCCGATTCGTACAGATCGGTGAGATGGCCGGCCCAACGGTCACCCTGCCCGCTGGGGTACTGCGCGGGGCCGGAATCGAGCTGGTGGGTCAGGGTGGCGGCAGCGTCCCGAGGGAGGCGTTCGCCCGCCTGACCCGGGAGACCCTACCTGAGCTCTTCTCCCTGCTCGCGTCGGGTGACCTGCGCCTGGAAACGGTGAACAGGCCCCTGGACCAGGTGTCGACGGCGTGGGCCGAAACCCCGCCCTCAGGCACTCGGCTGGTCCTGACGCCCTGA
- a CDS encoding TetR/AcrR family transcriptional regulator, whose protein sequence is MRETRAAQTRAEITAAARELFESGGFAKTTIAAIAEKAGVSAQTVYAAFGSKAEVLRAIVEQMEESADAEMWRGRVAEESDPRAVLRACAEWVRAFYSASMPQLLVAREVTAEMREMAAEGDARRRAGLVPLIDRLVGEGAIRRDLSTADAVDRAWLLTSLDIYLNATTTCGWSPEAYASWLADALAQQLLEPPGSSEAPSSGG, encoded by the coding sequence TTGCGCGAGACGCGGGCGGCCCAGACCCGGGCCGAGATCACGGCCGCCGCGCGCGAGCTGTTCGAGTCTGGGGGGTTCGCGAAGACCACCATCGCGGCGATCGCGGAGAAGGCCGGAGTGTCCGCCCAGACCGTGTACGCGGCCTTCGGGTCGAAGGCCGAGGTCCTGCGCGCCATCGTCGAGCAGATGGAGGAATCGGCGGACGCGGAGATGTGGCGCGGACGCGTCGCGGAGGAGAGCGACCCCCGGGCGGTGCTTCGGGCGTGCGCGGAGTGGGTTCGGGCGTTCTACTCGGCCAGCATGCCCCAGCTCCTCGTGGCTCGGGAGGTAACCGCGGAGATGAGGGAGATGGCGGCCGAGGGCGACGCACGGCGTCGCGCGGGTCTGGTCCCGCTGATCGACCGACTCGTTGGCGAGGGGGCCATCCGCCGTGACCTCTCCACGGCCGATGCGGTGGACCGAGCGTGGCTCCTCACCAGCCTGGACATCTACCTCAACGCCACCACCACGTGCGGCTGGTCGCCCGAGGCCTACGCGTCGTGGTTGGCCGACGCGCTCGCCCAGCAGCTCCTGGAGCCGCCCGGTTCGTCCGAAGCCCCGAGTTCCGGCGGGTGA
- a CDS encoding SgcJ/EcaC family oxidoreductase, which produces MDTAPDREADIVELDELLRRQITAWAKDGAAFAATFTEDADFIAVDGSHLRGRAEITESLREGFEGFMANTRMSAPRSRTVRFPTPDMAVMITSGVCILQPGEEECRPETLSIQTRTALRLADGWRFTTFHNSRMWNSHTP; this is translated from the coding sequence ATGGACACCGCACCCGATCGGGAAGCCGACATCGTGGAGCTGGACGAGCTGCTTCGGCGGCAGATCACGGCGTGGGCGAAGGACGGTGCCGCGTTCGCGGCGACCTTCACCGAGGACGCCGACTTCATCGCGGTCGATGGCAGTCACCTGCGCGGTCGCGCCGAAATCACCGAGAGCCTGCGGGAGGGATTCGAGGGATTCATGGCGAACACCCGCATGTCCGCACCCCGTTCCCGTACCGTCCGCTTCCCCACTCCGGACATGGCCGTGATGATCACGAGTGGAGTCTGCATCCTCCAGCCCGGTGAAGAGGAGTGCCGGCCCGAAACACTGTCGATCCAGACGCGCACCGCGCTACGACTCGCCGACGGCTGGCGGTTCACCACATTCCACAACAGCAGAATGTGGAATTCCCACACGCCCTGA
- a CDS encoding pirin family protein, protein MSNNEARPEEIRCVAMASDADGPLVEVLTPRDVPLGGPRAMRVRRTLPQRARSLIGAWCFADHYGPDNVAETGGMRVPPHPHTGLQTVSWLFSGEIEHRDSVGSHAFVRPGELNLMTGGHGICHSEVSTERTTTLHGAQLWVALPQDSRDARRDFQHYVPQSVRLDGAEMRVFLGSIAGETSPIRTFTPLLGAELVLAPHTASHLPVDAAFEHGALVDEGDLRLGDTVLRPGELGYVAPGHDTLTLVNESDRPTRLLLLGGTPFEEEIVMWWNFVGREHDDIVRAREDWQKESERFGEVTGYPGDRLPAPPLPNGTIRPRRRASGTGG, encoded by the coding sequence GTGAGTAACAATGAGGCCAGGCCCGAGGAGATTCGCTGTGTGGCCATGGCGAGTGACGCCGACGGTCCGCTGGTGGAGGTGCTGACACCCCGGGACGTGCCCCTGGGCGGGCCACGGGCGATGCGGGTTCGACGGACGCTTCCGCAGCGGGCGCGGAGCCTGATCGGTGCGTGGTGCTTCGCCGACCACTACGGGCCGGACAACGTGGCCGAAACGGGTGGGATGCGGGTTCCACCGCACCCACACACCGGGCTGCAGACGGTGTCCTGGCTGTTCAGTGGTGAGATCGAGCATCGAGACAGCGTGGGCAGCCACGCGTTCGTGCGACCGGGTGAGCTCAACCTGATGACCGGTGGGCACGGCATCTGCCACTCGGAGGTTTCCACGGAGCGGACCACCACGTTGCACGGCGCCCAGCTCTGGGTGGCGCTGCCACAGGACAGCCGGGACGCGCGGCGCGACTTCCAGCACTACGTGCCCCAGTCGGTCCGACTGGACGGGGCGGAGATGCGGGTGTTCCTGGGGTCGATCGCCGGGGAGACCTCCCCGATCCGCACCTTCACGCCGTTGCTCGGCGCCGAGCTCGTCCTCGCCCCGCACACGGCTTCCCACCTGCCGGTGGACGCCGCTTTCGAGCATGGGGCGCTCGTCGACGAAGGGGACCTCCGCCTCGGGGACACGGTGCTGCGCCCGGGGGAACTCGGCTATGTCGCCCCCGGACACGACACCCTCACCCTGGTCAACGAGTCCGACCGCCCCACCCGACTCCTCCTGCTCGGAGGAACCCCTTTCGAGGAGGAGATCGTGATGTGGTGGAACTTCGTCGGTCGCGAGCACGACGACATCGTGCGGGCGCGCGAGGACTGGCAGAAGGAGTCGGAGCGTTTCGGTGAAGTCACCGGATACCCCGGCGACCGGCTACCGGCGCCACCGCTGCCCAACGGCACGATCCGCCCACGCCGCAGGGCGAGCGGCACGGGCGGATAG